A region from the Catenulispora sp. MAP5-51 genome encodes:
- a CDS encoding alkane 1-monooxygenase — protein sequence MLLTVRLESQRYYRWCTYLYLPLQYAGLATAAWIWSTGRLDTVDAIGLAVSVGTVGGIGINTAHELGHKKDDLERWLSKVALAQTLYGHFYIEHNRGHHVRVATPEDPASSRLGESFYRFWPRSVAGSFRSGWHLEKARLERSGRKPWTLRNDVLNAWAMSVAVFAALIAVFGVQTAPYLLIQAVFGFSLLEVVNYLEHYGLLRQKNGERYERCAPRHSWNSNNIASNVLLYHLQRHSDHHANPTRRYQALRHFDDAPELPSGYATMIVLAYVPPLWRRVMDARVLAHFEGDVRQANLQPRKRDKLIAKYGAQA from the coding sequence ATGTTGCTGACCGTCAGGCTGGAGAGCCAGCGCTACTACCGGTGGTGCACGTACCTGTACCTGCCCCTGCAGTACGCGGGACTGGCGACGGCCGCCTGGATCTGGTCCACCGGCCGCCTGGACACCGTGGACGCGATCGGGCTGGCGGTCAGCGTCGGCACCGTCGGGGGCATCGGCATCAACACCGCCCACGAACTCGGGCACAAGAAGGACGACCTGGAGCGCTGGCTGTCGAAGGTGGCGCTGGCGCAGACCCTGTACGGGCACTTCTACATCGAGCACAACCGCGGCCACCACGTCCGCGTGGCCACGCCCGAGGACCCGGCCAGCTCGCGGCTCGGCGAGAGCTTCTACCGGTTCTGGCCGCGCTCGGTCGCCGGCAGCTTCCGCTCCGGCTGGCATCTGGAGAAGGCGCGGCTGGAGCGCTCGGGGCGCAAGCCGTGGACGCTGCGCAACGACGTGCTCAACGCCTGGGCGATGTCGGTCGCGGTCTTCGCCGCACTGATCGCCGTGTTCGGCGTGCAGACCGCGCCCTACCTGCTGATCCAGGCGGTGTTCGGCTTCTCCCTGCTGGAGGTCGTGAACTACCTGGAGCACTACGGCCTGCTGCGGCAGAAGAACGGCGAGCGCTACGAACGCTGCGCGCCCCGGCACAGCTGGAACAGCAACAACATCGCCTCCAACGTGCTGCTCTACCACCTGCAGCGGCACAGCGACCACCACGCCAACCCGACCCGGCGCTACCAGGCGCTGCGGCACTTCGACGACGCCCCGGAGCTGCCCAGCGGCTACGCCACGATGATCGTGCTGGCCTACGTCCCGCCGCTGTGGCGCAGGGTGATGGACGCGAGGGTGCTGGCGCACTTCGAGGGCGACGTGCGGCAGGCGAACCTCCAGCCGCGCAAGCGGGACAAGCTGATCGCGAAGTACGGGGCGCAGGCGTGA
- a CDS encoding DNA-binding response regulator: protein MVRIVLAEDVALLRQAVRELLELRGDITVVAEVSAGDQVAAAVAKHDADVAVLDIELPGLDGITAAAELARTSPRCKVLILTGLARPALLRRALDAGAAGFLTKDVPPDTLADAIIRIAAGEQVVDPQLALAALRQGPSPLRPRETDVLRAAATGAEIEEIAVRLALSAGTVRNYLTECIAKLEARNRVDAIRIATEAGLI from the coding sequence ATGGTGCGGATAGTGCTGGCCGAAGACGTGGCCCTGCTGCGGCAGGCCGTGCGCGAGCTGCTGGAACTGCGCGGCGACATCACGGTGGTCGCCGAGGTCTCCGCCGGCGACCAGGTGGCAGCGGCGGTCGCGAAGCACGACGCGGACGTCGCCGTCCTCGACATCGAACTTCCCGGCCTGGACGGCATCACCGCCGCCGCCGAACTGGCCCGCACCTCGCCCCGCTGCAAGGTCCTGATCCTCACCGGCCTGGCCCGCCCCGCACTCCTGCGCCGCGCCCTCGACGCGGGCGCCGCCGGCTTCCTCACCAAGGACGTACCGCCGGACACCCTGGCCGACGCCATCATCCGCATCGCCGCCGGCGAGCAGGTCGTCGACCCGCAGCTCGCCCTGGCCGCACTCCGCCAAGGCCCGAGCCCGCTGCGCCCGCGCGAGACGGACGTCCTGCGCGCGGCCGCGACCGGCGCGGAGATCGAGGAGATCGCAGTCCGGCTGGCCCTGTCGGCCGGGACGGTGCGGAACTACCTGACGGAGTGCATCGCGAAGCTGGAGGCGCGCAACCGGGTGGACGCGATCCGGATCGCGACCGAGGCCGGGCTGATCTAG
- a CDS encoding LysR substrate-binding domain-containing protein, which produces MIEVRLLRSFAVIAELGSFTEAARHLHVSQPALSQQIKALEHQLRTPLFVRSAGPTRPTPAGEQLLRHALRVLAAVDDASDAMLGLASARTGRLRVGVVVGGFWDILHPTLRALAAIVPEARFRIRQIPSQDQLAAVRRGDVEVALYRRIAEEPEDGLVITPLRGDPLIAVVAADHPALRPDGTLRLADLAGERFVAFRRVWMPLTYDRCLQACHDAGFTPDIAEHCEDPLTMAFAVAGGAVALTGAGMAGRYPGLAYPPVTPVRSIAEVSLAWRHDADNPLLPVFAEQILAHCGDPVRYWQPDSGPADRHQQVAVTADGTDHDTAEPGRGH; this is translated from the coding sequence ATGATCGAGGTCCGGTTGCTGCGCTCGTTCGCGGTCATCGCCGAGCTGGGGTCGTTCACCGAGGCGGCGCGGCATCTGCACGTCTCGCAGCCCGCGCTGAGCCAGCAGATCAAGGCCCTGGAGCACCAGCTGCGCACACCGTTGTTCGTCCGCTCCGCCGGCCCGACCCGGCCGACCCCGGCCGGCGAGCAGCTGCTCCGCCACGCGCTCCGCGTCCTGGCCGCCGTCGACGACGCCTCCGACGCGATGCTCGGCCTGGCCTCGGCCCGCACCGGCCGGCTCCGGGTGGGCGTGGTGGTCGGCGGCTTCTGGGACATCCTGCATCCGACGCTGCGCGCCCTCGCCGCGATCGTGCCCGAGGCGCGCTTCCGCATCCGCCAGATCCCGTCCCAGGACCAGCTCGCGGCGGTGCGCCGAGGCGACGTCGAGGTCGCACTCTACCGCCGCATCGCCGAGGAGCCCGAGGACGGCCTGGTCATCACACCCCTGCGCGGCGACCCGCTGATCGCCGTGGTCGCCGCAGACCATCCCGCACTGCGCCCGGACGGCACCCTGCGCCTGGCCGACCTGGCCGGCGAACGCTTCGTCGCCTTCCGACGGGTGTGGATGCCGCTCACCTACGACCGCTGCCTCCAGGCCTGCCACGACGCCGGTTTCACCCCGGACATCGCCGAACACTGTGAGGACCCGCTGACCATGGCGTTCGCCGTCGCCGGCGGAGCGGTGGCGCTGACCGGCGCGGGCATGGCCGGCCGCTACCCCGGCCTGGCCTACCCGCCGGTCACCCCGGTCCGCTCGATCGCCGAGGTGTCACTGGCCTGGCGCCACGACGCCGACAACCCGCTGCTGCCGGTGTTCGCCGAACAGATACTGGCGCACTGCGGGGACCCGGTGCGCTACTGGCAGCCCGACTCAGGCCCGGCCGATCGCCACCAGCAGGTAGCTGTGACCGCTGATGGCACCGACCATGACACAGCAGAGCCCGGCCGCGGCCACTGA
- a CDS encoding DoxX family protein yields the protein MKSTWSKGRLIASGQTGVTPFPLSVLRFAAVCELFAVAGLILPRATGIAPVLTSVAAAGLCCVMVGAISGHSYLLVAIGRA from the coding sequence CTGAAGTCGACCTGGTCGAAGGGCCGCCTCATCGCCTCCGGTCAGACCGGCGTCACGCCGTTCCCGCTTTCGGTGCTCCGGTTCGCAGCGGTCTGCGAATTGTTCGCCGTCGCCGGCCTGATCCTCCCACGGGCTACCGGGATCGCGCCGGTACTGACGTCAGTGGCCGCGGCCGGGCTCTGCTGTGTCATGGTCGGTGCCATCAGCGGTCACAGCTACCTGCTGGTGGCGATCGGCCGGGCCTGA
- a CDS encoding sensor histidine kinase translates to MSRVPGPGAIRPIVVGWLAAVATVRFGVLGGAGVGWTVWTVALLAMQVALQASYIVAGRRLRGTVLGWSVVAAQAVLTYLPFVLFGHNWMAGNSGFLLGAVLLTAGPVAGLPLAVGVAAGEVVLSYTVLHMTQASYVAYSVTAPVDNGVQFWSLVTLAQVAAVLRTERTELARLAEAEERSRAERTLRDVFGRLLVSVEDHVARALQSLASQSLAASSSQAADDVAAAVRTARECQSVVRSAADSEPRPETDSPSAYDAGSVRSALSGQLIAVVALNLLLVAYFVQGLLDGVDGQITSLLVPASGAMILGAIVALYRRRDELGRPGSRVAAYVRVVAVVGAVAYPVVFVVIAVLTAPPAGVWAGSGFLVAGIVLVQWRVGMTWGALLVLPAGTVALMAVITPASYTSSADVIYYFASIAAIGADSYGMVRLVQFEGALARTRRRAVTLAALRERTRVARDVHDLLGLGITTIVLKGELAARLLDSDPERARTHLTEMRRLAAEAAAGAEALVAAAGAGSEASVRAELLSAERTLAGAGIAVDLQVAEETASDPVDAVCGVVLREAITNVLRHSAAEKVRIAFGFEAGRVRLRVENDGLRAAEAGLGPGGRGLRNMASRVAEAGGEFDAVAADGWFRLSVDLPM, encoded by the coding sequence TTGTCGCGGGTTCCGGGGCCCGGGGCGATCCGGCCGATCGTCGTGGGCTGGCTCGCGGCCGTGGCCACGGTGCGGTTCGGCGTGCTCGGCGGCGCCGGGGTCGGCTGGACGGTGTGGACGGTGGCGCTGCTCGCGATGCAGGTCGCGCTCCAGGCCTCGTACATCGTCGCCGGACGCCGGCTGCGCGGCACGGTCCTCGGCTGGTCGGTGGTCGCGGCGCAGGCGGTGCTCACCTACCTGCCCTTCGTGCTGTTCGGCCACAACTGGATGGCCGGCAACTCGGGCTTCCTGCTCGGCGCCGTCCTGCTGACCGCCGGGCCGGTTGCCGGGCTGCCGCTCGCGGTCGGTGTCGCGGCCGGCGAGGTGGTGCTGTCGTACACGGTGCTGCACATGACGCAGGCCTCGTACGTCGCATATTCGGTGACGGCGCCGGTGGACAACGGCGTCCAGTTCTGGAGTTTGGTGACGCTGGCGCAGGTCGCGGCGGTCCTGCGGACCGAACGCACGGAGCTGGCCCGCCTGGCCGAGGCCGAGGAACGCTCTCGGGCCGAGCGCACCCTCCGCGACGTCTTCGGCCGTCTGCTGGTGAGCGTCGAAGACCACGTCGCCCGCGCATTGCAAAGCCTCGCATCGCAAAGCCTCGCGGCATCGTCCTCGCAGGCCGCGGACGACGTGGCGGCCGCGGTCCGGACGGCGCGGGAGTGCCAGTCCGTGGTGCGTTCGGCGGCCGACTCCGAACCGCGTCCGGAAACGGACTCGCCGAGCGCGTACGACGCCGGTTCGGTCCGCAGCGCGCTGAGCGGGCAGCTGATCGCCGTGGTGGCGCTGAACCTGCTGCTGGTCGCCTACTTCGTCCAAGGGCTGCTCGACGGCGTCGACGGCCAGATCACCTCGCTGCTCGTCCCCGCCTCCGGGGCGATGATCCTCGGTGCGATCGTGGCCCTGTACCGGCGGCGGGACGAGCTCGGCCGGCCCGGTTCGCGGGTCGCGGCATACGTGCGGGTCGTGGCCGTCGTGGGTGCCGTGGCCTATCCGGTGGTCTTCGTCGTGATCGCGGTGCTCACCGCGCCCCCGGCGGGCGTGTGGGCCGGGTCGGGGTTCCTGGTGGCCGGGATCGTGCTGGTCCAGTGGCGCGTCGGCATGACCTGGGGAGCGCTGCTGGTCCTGCCCGCCGGCACCGTCGCGCTGATGGCGGTGATCACACCGGCCAGCTACACCTCGTCGGCCGACGTCATCTACTACTTCGCGAGCATCGCCGCGATCGGCGCGGACTCCTACGGCATGGTGCGCCTGGTCCAGTTCGAGGGCGCGCTGGCCCGGACGCGGCGCCGCGCGGTGACGCTGGCCGCGCTGCGGGAACGGACGCGGGTCGCCCGCGACGTGCACGACCTGCTGGGGCTGGGCATCACGACGATCGTGCTGAAGGGGGAGCTCGCGGCGCGGCTCCTCGACAGCGATCCGGAGCGCGCCCGGACCCACCTGACCGAGATGCGACGGCTCGCGGCCGAAGCGGCCGCCGGGGCCGAGGCCCTGGTCGCCGCCGCCGGCGCGGGGTCCGAGGCCTCGGTGCGCGCCGAGCTGCTCAGCGCGGAGCGGACGCTGGCCGGCGCCGGGATCGCCGTCGACCTCCAGGTCGCCGAGGAGACGGCTTCGGATCCGGTGGACGCGGTCTGCGGTGTCGTCCTCCGCGAGGCCATAACCAACGTTCTGCGACACTCCGCCGCCGAGAAGGTGCGTATCGCCTTCGGATTCGAGGCGGGCCGCGTCCGGCTCCGGGTGGAGAACGACGGTCTGCGCGCGGCGGAGGCCGGCCTCGGGCCCGGCGGACGGGGCCTGCGCAACATGGCGTCGCGGGTCGCCGAGGCCGGCGGCGAGTTCGACGCGGTGGCGGCCGACGGCTGGTTCCGGCTGTCGGTGGACCTGCCGATGTGA
- a CDS encoding DUF2804 domain-containing protein, translating to MAADHDRLVVAGIRRYGRLPARPTVVDPLAEYQGLARARRRLRLKEWVGFTLLHPEVHSSLILQDAHYLASSEIYVYDRTATVLHQHAANARGGSLNLPHNLMDNSCAIDRPGYHVAYDFSEHTGRHHIKVDVAATGEAPAITADLTLDATAASAPLSVSSRLPGGQMYTHKALYPVSGTLQFGDTSVAFSPERDLAVLDEHRSLLPYRTRWVWGTFAMPTEDGPVGANFVNRPEIIGQPEESCLWTPGTCEALADVRFHKQGGDSTAPWLITSADGRLDVVFTPEGRKTVRHRLGVVAIDYFQMFGRYAGTLRAEDGSVIVVKDVHGVCESMDARM from the coding sequence ATGGCTGCTGATCATGACCGCCTGGTGGTCGCCGGCATCCGACGCTACGGCCGGCTGCCGGCCCGGCCCACCGTGGTCGACCCGCTGGCCGAGTATCAGGGCCTGGCGCGGGCGCGGCGTCGGCTGCGCCTGAAGGAATGGGTCGGATTCACGCTGCTGCACCCCGAGGTCCATTCCTCACTGATCTTGCAGGACGCGCACTACCTGGCCAGTTCCGAGATCTACGTCTACGACCGGACGGCCACGGTCCTGCACCAGCACGCCGCGAACGCCCGCGGCGGCTCGCTGAACCTGCCGCACAACCTGATGGACAACAGCTGCGCGATCGACCGCCCCGGCTACCACGTCGCCTACGACTTCTCCGAGCACACCGGCCGGCACCACATCAAGGTCGACGTGGCCGCGACCGGGGAGGCACCGGCGATCACCGCCGACCTCACGCTGGACGCCACCGCGGCCAGCGCGCCGCTGTCGGTGAGCTCGCGGCTGCCCGGCGGCCAGATGTACACGCACAAGGCGCTGTACCCGGTCTCCGGGACGCTCCAGTTCGGCGACACCTCGGTCGCCTTCTCCCCCGAGCGCGACCTGGCCGTCCTCGACGAGCACCGGTCGCTGCTCCCGTACCGGACCCGCTGGGTCTGGGGGACGTTCGCCATGCCGACCGAGGACGGTCCGGTCGGGGCGAACTTCGTCAACCGGCCGGAGATCATCGGGCAGCCGGAGGAGTCGTGCCTGTGGACGCCGGGGACGTGCGAGGCGCTGGCCGATGTCCGCTTCCACAAGCAGGGCGGGGATTCGACCGCGCCGTGGCTGATCACGTCGGCGGACGGCCGGCTGGACGTCGTCTTCACCCCCGAGGGCCGCAAGACGGTCCGGCACCGGCTCGGGGTGGTGGCGATCGACTACTTCCAGATGTTCGGCCGGTACGCCGGGACCCTGCGCGCCGAGGACGGAAGCGTCATCGTGGTGAAGGACGTGCACGGCGTCTGCGAAAGCATGGACGCGCGGATGTGA
- a CDS encoding FAD-binding oxidoreductase: MERAETGPGTVLNAGDAADLVRFAPCVGARVATGTDGWDDFDPDTIVVRTDGLDRISVCARSRIAKVGAGVRAGELGAALAPYGLMASVAGSTHERVADLALTGGLGWFARKYGLASDDAVAFEVVDADANLLRASAHENEDLFWALSGGGAGFGLVTAVEVQLHPAPEAFGGTIVWPAAAASEVMAALAEVVASAPEELSVRVTAARVPGTAATVSMSAAFLGAEEDARVALKPFAALGGEVLNTCRSLPPAEIGGFTGDPVEPVPGRARAAVLSEIDDALGALAVPEASAVQVRHLGGRLAEASAKGPHGALDGEFAVFLAGPAARREAVTARTPLAWLGADDPVARAFGDAELTRLREIKAAWDPNGVFVGRCLG; this comes from the coding sequence ATGGAACGAGCTGAGACGGGGCCCGGCACGGTGCTGAACGCCGGGGATGCTGCGGATCTGGTGCGCTTCGCCCCCTGCGTGGGGGCGCGGGTGGCGACCGGGACCGATGGCTGGGACGACTTCGACCCGGACACGATCGTGGTCCGCACCGACGGTCTGGACCGGATCTCGGTCTGCGCGCGTTCGCGGATCGCGAAGGTCGGGGCCGGGGTGCGCGCGGGGGAGTTGGGCGCCGCGCTGGCTCCGTACGGGCTGATGGCTTCCGTCGCCGGCTCGACCCACGAGCGCGTGGCGGATCTGGCGCTCACCGGCGGGCTCGGCTGGTTCGCGCGCAAGTACGGACTCGCATCCGACGACGCGGTGGCCTTCGAGGTCGTCGATGCCGACGCGAACCTGCTGCGGGCCAGCGCTCACGAGAACGAGGACCTGTTCTGGGCGTTGTCGGGCGGAGGCGCCGGTTTCGGGCTCGTGACCGCCGTGGAGGTGCAGCTGCACCCGGCGCCGGAAGCGTTCGGCGGGACGATCGTGTGGCCGGCGGCTGCGGCTTCGGAGGTGATGGCGGCGTTGGCGGAGGTCGTGGCGTCGGCGCCGGAGGAGCTGTCGGTGCGGGTGACCGCGGCGCGGGTCCCCGGAACGGCGGCCACGGTCTCGATGTCGGCGGCGTTCCTCGGGGCCGAGGAGGACGCCCGGGTGGCGCTCAAGCCGTTCGCGGCGCTCGGGGGCGAGGTGCTGAACACCTGCCGGTCCTTGCCTCCGGCGGAGATCGGCGGGTTCACAGGCGATCCGGTGGAGCCGGTGCCGGGGCGGGCTCGGGCGGCGGTGCTGTCAGAGATCGATGATGCGTTGGGCGCACTGGCCGTGCCGGAAGCCTCGGCCGTGCAGGTGCGGCATCTCGGCGGACGGCTGGCCGAGGCCTCGGCGAAGGGGCCGCACGGCGCGCTCGACGGCGAGTTCGCGGTCTTCCTCGCGGGTCCGGCGGCGAGGCGGGAAGCCGTGACCGCACGCACGCCGCTGGCCTGGCTCGGCGCCGACGATCCGGTGGCGCGGGCGTTCGGCGACGCGGAGCTCACCCGGTTGCGCGAGATCAAGGCGGCCTGGGATCCGAACGGCGTGTTCGTGGGGCGGTGTCTCGGTTGA
- a CDS encoding carbon-nitrogen hydrolase family protein: protein MTANKKFKQRVRARAARTGESYTAALRHFRTASGGAGMSEHKPDHKRIRVAVAQTTLVDDPRDVAGLRGAGGQVRKLMREAHGSGARLVLFPEGAMCAPNKRVMSSVPDEVGPSDWSRFEWDVLREELGEIAALAGELRLWTVLGSVHRLTPPNRPHNSLYVISDRGEVAGRYDERLLSKTKVTYMYAPGATTVTFDVDGVRFGCLLGMEVHYPELFAAYEQQGVDCVLFATTGPGPSEQSQSFATEAQGLAAVNSMWVAFAAPAALGAVTPSGLLGPDGTWSARCEPSTAAAVAVGEIDDGAAEVEIAVRHARPWRQEARGGLYEEHRVVADPRSEARTAF from the coding sequence ATGACAGCGAACAAGAAGTTCAAACAGCGGGTGCGTGCCCGCGCCGCCAGGACCGGCGAGTCCTACACCGCTGCCCTTCGGCACTTCCGGACAGCTTCAGGAGGAGCTGGCATGTCGGAACACAAGCCGGACCACAAGCGGATCCGGGTGGCGGTCGCGCAGACCACGCTCGTCGACGACCCGCGGGACGTCGCGGGGCTGCGGGGCGCTGGAGGCCAAGTACGGAAGCTGATGCGGGAGGCGCACGGATCCGGCGCGCGGCTCGTGCTCTTCCCCGAGGGCGCCATGTGCGCGCCGAACAAGCGGGTGATGTCGTCCGTCCCGGACGAGGTGGGCCCTTCGGACTGGTCCAGGTTCGAGTGGGACGTGCTGCGCGAGGAGTTGGGCGAGATCGCGGCGCTGGCCGGGGAGCTGCGGCTGTGGACGGTGCTCGGCTCCGTGCACCGGCTGACTCCGCCGAACCGGCCGCACAACAGCCTGTACGTGATCTCCGATCGCGGCGAGGTGGCCGGCCGGTACGACGAGCGGCTGCTGTCCAAGACCAAGGTGACGTACATGTACGCGCCGGGGGCGACGACGGTGACCTTCGACGTGGACGGCGTGCGCTTCGGCTGCCTGCTCGGGATGGAGGTGCACTATCCCGAGCTGTTCGCGGCATACGAACAGCAGGGTGTTGATTGTGTCTTGTTCGCGACGACCGGCCCCGGCCCGTCGGAACAGTCGCAGTCCTTCGCGACCGAGGCACAGGGCCTCGCAGCGGTGAACAGCATGTGGGTGGCGTTCGCGGCGCCCGCGGCGCTGGGTGCTGTCACGCCTTCGGGCCTGCTCGGGCCGGACGGGACGTGGTCGGCGCGGTGCGAGCCGTCCACCGCGGCCGCCGTCGCGGTCGGGGAGATCGACGACGGCGCGGCGGAGGTCGAGATCGCCGTGCGCCACGCCCGGCCCTGGCGGCAGGAGGCGCGCGGCGGGTTGTACGAGGAGCATCGGGTGGTGGCGGATCCGCGCAGTGAAGCGCGGACCGCCTTCTAA
- a CDS encoding oxidoreductase C-terminal domain-containing protein has translation MEQGAAAAKTIAGELTPYPRLPWSWSDQHGVTIQVCGRPELATEHEVHGDPASRDASVVFRRRGKVVAVVAMNRPAEFRALRQLALAAMD, from the coding sequence ATGGAGCAGGGCGCGGCGGCCGCCAAGACCATCGCCGGCGAGCTGACGCCCTATCCGCGCCTGCCATGGTCGTGGTCGGACCAGCACGGCGTGACCATCCAGGTCTGCGGCCGCCCGGAGCTGGCCACCGAGCACGAAGTCCACGGCGACCCGGCATCGCGCGACGCCTCGGTGGTCTTCCGGCGGCGCGGGAAGGTGGTCGCGGTCGTGGCGATGAACCGGCCGGCGGAATTCCGGGCTTTGCGGCAGCTCGCGCTGGCGGCGATGGATTGA
- a CDS encoding alkaline phosphatase family protein produces the protein MSDPSARPEKPDFSRRDLIAGSAGALGAAALAGVGASSGHGQPSDAQKKILDTALAASASGAASLSDVEHVVVLMQENRSFDQYFGTLSGVRGFSDPAVPTQTVGGTEYPVFDQFGFAPGIGASATGYLQPFQLVSNPPLENGQTTNDVSHSWATQHQSWNNGAMDSFVTAHLAADGAANGPVTMGYFTRQDLAFYHALADAFTICDGYHCSVLGPTDPNRLMLMSASIDPEGAHGGPVVETFGNRIGETGKLNWETMPERLLAAGVGWKVYNDPIGLLALSPLPYFKNYDNPFSITGLELIGRGLTPNYPNDFKADIASGKLPAVSWIIPPVAQCEHPAAPPYYGEYFVQEVLAALVSNPEVWARTVVFVVYDENGGFFDHVAPPTAPEGTAGEWLATLPSAAGGVDGPIGLGFRTPALVISPFSAGGFKYSGTLDHTSVLRFIETRFGVEVPNLSAWRRGVTGDFTGALNLTAPANPAFPTLPVVSIGDTSVAEQAVLNALAGTLDVGIPYPLPTSNSMPAQESTPARPNVP, from the coding sequence AGCAGCGGGCACGGGCAGCCCAGCGACGCGCAGAAGAAGATCCTCGACACCGCCTTGGCGGCCTCGGCCAGCGGTGCGGCGAGTCTGAGCGACGTCGAGCATGTCGTGGTCCTGATGCAGGAGAACCGCTCGTTCGACCAGTACTTCGGGACGCTGTCCGGCGTGCGGGGGTTCTCCGACCCGGCGGTGCCGACGCAGACCGTCGGCGGGACCGAGTACCCGGTGTTCGACCAGTTCGGGTTCGCGCCCGGCATCGGCGCCTCCGCGACCGGGTATCTCCAGCCCTTCCAGCTGGTCAGCAACCCGCCGCTGGAGAACGGGCAGACCACCAACGACGTCTCGCACAGCTGGGCCACGCAGCACCAGAGCTGGAACAACGGCGCGATGGACTCCTTCGTCACCGCGCACCTGGCCGCCGACGGCGCCGCCAACGGCCCGGTGACCATGGGCTACTTCACGCGCCAGGATCTGGCGTTCTACCACGCGCTGGCCGACGCCTTCACGATCTGCGACGGCTACCACTGCTCGGTCCTCGGCCCGACCGACCCCAACCGGCTGATGCTGATGTCGGCCTCGATCGACCCCGAGGGCGCGCACGGCGGCCCGGTGGTCGAGACGTTCGGCAACCGGATCGGCGAGACCGGCAAGCTGAACTGGGAGACGATGCCGGAGCGGCTGCTGGCGGCCGGGGTGGGCTGGAAGGTCTACAACGACCCGATCGGCCTGCTCGCGCTCAGCCCGCTGCCGTACTTCAAGAACTACGACAACCCGTTCTCCATCACCGGCCTGGAGCTGATAGGCCGCGGCCTGACGCCGAACTACCCGAACGACTTCAAGGCCGACATCGCCTCCGGCAAGCTGCCGGCGGTGTCGTGGATCATCCCGCCGGTCGCGCAGTGCGAGCACCCGGCCGCGCCGCCCTACTACGGCGAGTACTTCGTCCAGGAGGTCCTGGCCGCGCTGGTGTCCAACCCGGAGGTCTGGGCCCGGACCGTGGTGTTCGTGGTCTACGACGAGAACGGCGGCTTCTTCGACCACGTCGCCCCGCCGACCGCGCCGGAGGGTACGGCCGGGGAGTGGCTGGCGACCCTGCCCTCGGCCGCCGGCGGCGTGGACGGCCCGATCGGGCTGGGCTTCCGCACCCCGGCGCTGGTGATCTCGCCGTTCAGCGCCGGCGGCTTCAAGTACTCCGGCACCCTGGACCACACCTCGGTGCTGCGCTTCATCGAGACCCGCTTCGGCGTCGAGGTGCCGAACCTGTCGGCCTGGCGCCGCGGCGTGACCGGCGACTTCACCGGGGCCCTGAACCTGACCGCGCCGGCGAACCCGGCGTTCCCGACGCTGCCGGTGGTCTCCATCGGCGACACCTCGGTGGCCGAGCAGGCGGTGCTCAACGCGCTGGCCGGCACGTTGGACGTCGGGATTCCCTATCCGCTGCCGACGTCCAACAGCATGCCGGCGCAGGAGAGCACGCCTGCTCGGCCGAATGTTCCCTAG